CGTCATGCCCGGCAGATCGAACGTCCGCCCGACCCACTCGTGCCGAACCTGTACCTTGCGATCCGTCTCGCCGCTCCAGTGCAGCTTGAGTACGTGCCGCCCTTCCGTGGCCGTCGGCGCCCCGCCAACGCCCCCCTCTACCGGCCAAGTCACGGTCAATCCCGGGTCACTGCTCCCCGCCCGTATCATCACCGCCCCGACTTCCGACCGCTCGTAACCGGCCAGGAGGTTGCCATCAGCCAGCGCCATGGACGACATGGGCATGACAGAGGCCGCCGCGGCGAGGAAAGCCCTGCAAATACTGAACATCGTGGCGGTCATACACCTCATTGTACCGAACTGATCCCCGTCAGGCCAAAACGGGATGGAACGGCTTCATCTCTGCTCCCTCGTCGAGGAGGAGTCTGACGGACTCCAACCCCTGACGGCCGCCCCCCGGACCCTCCCATGCGAGGTTGGTTCTATACTCACTCCGGACTGGCTTCGATGGAATGCGCGGCCTACAGCTGCCGATCCAGCCTTCGGTACATGATCGCCTCGCCGACGTGCTCGGGGAGCAGATGCTCCTGGCCGGCGAGATCGGCAATGGTCCGGGCAACCCGTAGAATCTTGTCGTGGGCCCGGGCACTGAGGCCCAGCTCGGTCAAGGCTTGCCTGAGCAACTGCTCGCCGGCCTCGTCGAGCTTACAGTACTTTCGCAGCAGCCGCGAGGTCATGCGGGCGTTGATCATCGTGCTCTGCTCACCGAATCGGCGGCGCTGAATCTGCCGGGCTCGGATCACCTGCTCGCGAAGCGAGGCGCTGTCGCTGCCGTCACGCTCTCCACGCAGCTCACGGTAAGCGACCGGCGGGACCTCAATGTGGATATCGATTCGGTCGATCAGCGGCCCGCTGATCCTCGACAGGTACTTGTCGATTTGCGTCGGGCTGCACTTGCACGGCTTATTCGGGTCCGTGAAATAGCCACATGGACACGGGTTCATGGCTGCCACGAGCATAAACTGCGCCGGGAACGCCACCGCCGAGTGCGACCGGGCAATAGTAACCACGCCGTCTTCGAGCGGCTGCCGAAGGGTCTCGAGGATCGTCCGGGGGAACTCGGGGAACTCGTCGAGGAACAGCAACCCGTGATGGGCCAGCGACACCTCGCCCGCCTGCGGAATGCTGCCCCCGCCGACCAGGGCCGGCCCGCTGGCCGAATGATGCGGCATGCGCACGGGGCGGCGGGCCATGAGCGGCAGGCCCGGCGGAAGCTTGCCGGCCGCCGAGTAGATCCGGGTCGTCTCCAACGACTCGGTCAGTGTCAGTGGAGGCAGAATCGTCGGCAACCTCTTGCTGAGCATGGTTTTGCCGGTTCCCGGCGGACCGATCAGCAGGACGTTGTGCCCCCCTGCCGCGGCCAGGGTCAGGGCTCGCTTGGCGGATTCCTGTCCGCGCACCTCGGCGAAGTCCTCCTCGTAGCGCGAGGCGCGATCGAACACCGCCTGGATATCGATGACCGTCGGCTCGAGCGGCAGTTGCTCGGTGAGGAAGCCCACCGCCTCGGCCAGTGTCCCGATCCCGATGACCTCGACGTCGGTGACCACGGCCGCCTCGGGGGCGTTGTCCCGCGGCACGATCACCCCGACCACGCCCCGGTCCCGGGCCAAGAGGGCCATGGACAAAGCCCCTTTGATCGCCCGGACCCGACCGTCGAGCGCCAGTTCCCCGGCGATCAGGTACCGCCCAACCCGTTCAGGTGTGCCCGCGTCGCTGCCGAAGATCATCCCCAACGCGATAGGCAGGTCGAAGGCCGGCCCTTCCTTCTTGATATCCGCCGGGGCCAGGTTAATGACCGTCTTGTACTCCGGCCAGGAGTAGCCGGAGTTGTTCAGGGCGCTGTGCACCCGTTCCAGGCTTTCCTTCACCGCGGTGTCCGGCAAACCGACAATCGAGGTCTTCTCGAAGCCCCGAGGGGCAACGTCCACCTCCACCTCACAAGCCGTGGCTTCGATCCCGATTAACGCCATGCTTTGTAGACGTGCGAGCATGGCGGGATTCTACAAGCCCCGGTTCTCCGTGCCAAAGGTCTGGGTCAGTCGGAGCAGGTTACGCGGATCTCACTCAACCTCGCGCCCTGTCAGGTGCGAGCACGACGGAACTGAGTCAGCCTCGGCCTGCCCCGCCTCCGGCCCAGGCCCGCCGAAATTCCGTCGCCCGACATCCCCGAAGGCCCTTGAGCTCTTGACGGACCCACGTCTTGAGCGTAACCGGCACGCGCTGGGCACTGACCCCGGCTGCGCCGCGGCCTGGGCCTCGTCGTTGAACTACAATCTAAGGTGTGGTCTGGTAGCCGTTTCTCGGGGTGATTGACTAGACGGATGCCGTGTCATCTCTCGCGATCGGTCGCCCCATTGCATGCAAAAGGAGGTCGTATGTGCTCCGCCGCTGCCTCCCGGTCTGTTCTTCTCCCCGTCGTCTTCGTGAGTCATATCGGGCTTGCCGTCCTGCTGGCGGGATGCTCCATCGGGTGCGCAGAGTGGCACGGGCGACCCGGGGGATTCACGGGGCGAGATGCGCCCGAGACGGACTCGGATCTGCCGCCGTTGCCGGATCGCAGTCTCCGCGGGGTTTTCGTGGTGACCGCATACAACTTCGATTGGCCCAACCGCCCGGGCCTCAATCCACGCGTGTTGAGTGACGAAATCCGCGCCGTCGTGGGCCGGACCAAGGAGTTGAACTGCAACGTCATTATTCTCCAAGTCCGAGCGTTCGGCGACCGCCTGCACCGATGGACGAGGCTTTCCAAGCCCGAACCCTGGTCCGTGGCCCTGAATCCCGGCAGTGACCGGGATCCAGACAAGAAACCAACGCCGGAGTACGATCCTCTCGGCGACTGGATCACGCAGTGCCATGCGGCGGGGATCGAGCTGCATGCCTGGGTCAACCCCTTTCGCGTTGACAGGATCGTCAAGGACGCGAATGACAAGGTCTATTCGCTTCTCGCGTCCGAGAAATACGACACGGTCTACCTGGACTACACTCAGACCAATGTGCAGGACTATGTGATTGACGTGATCGATGACCTGCTCCGGTACCGCGCGAAGCAAGATGTCACCACGGTGACTCCTGGCGGCGGGGCGCTCAGAGTGGCCAGAGGAGGCGATGGAATTGACGGTCTCTTGTTTGACCATAATCTGCCCAAGGAACACCATCACCGCGTGGCCAGCCGGACCACCGTCCTCTTCTCCGCTCCGCCTGACTACACCCCGCATCAGAAGCGGGTCAAATGGCTGGCCACGGAATACGGAGCGCCGACAGCGGGCCCGAAGACCATGGACGACTTTATCTTCAGGACATTTCAGAGGGTGTACAAGGAGCATGGGCTCAAGTTCGGCATCAGCCCCAATCACGATGACGCTCAGGGCATGGAATGGCTGAAGAAAGGCTGGGTCAACTACGTTGTCCCCGAGCTGTACACG
The window above is part of the Phycisphaerae bacterium genome. Proteins encoded here:
- a CDS encoding YifB family Mg chelatase-like AAA ATPase; the protein is MLARLQSMALIGIEATACEVEVDVAPRGFEKTSIVGLPDTAVKESLERVHSALNNSGYSWPEYKTVINLAPADIKKEGPAFDLPIALGMIFGSDAGTPERVGRYLIAGELALDGRVRAIKGALSMALLARDRGVVGVIVPRDNAPEAAVVTDVEVIGIGTLAEAVGFLTEQLPLEPTVIDIQAVFDRASRYEEDFAEVRGQESAKRALTLAAAGGHNVLLIGPPGTGKTMLSKRLPTILPPLTLTESLETTRIYSAAGKLPPGLPLMARRPVRMPHHSASGPALVGGGSIPQAGEVSLAHHGLLFLDEFPEFPRTILETLRQPLEDGVVTIARSHSAVAFPAQFMLVAAMNPCPCGYFTDPNKPCKCSPTQIDKYLSRISGPLIDRIDIHIEVPPVAYRELRGERDGSDSASLREQVIRARQIQRRRFGEQSTMINARMTSRLLRKYCKLDEAGEQLLRQALTELGLSARAHDKILRVARTIADLAGQEHLLPEHVGEAIMYRRLDRQL